The Cytobacillus firmus genome segment CAAAAGAAAATCCCTGACAATAAAGTCAGGGATTCCTTTACACTATTAACTTGTATACAGGTTCAGGATGAAAGGCCTGAATAACCTCACCTGTCGGTTCAAAACCAACTTTCTCATATACACGAATAGCCGGCTCGTTCTCCTTAATGACAGATAGGTAGATTTCTTGGCAC includes the following:
- a CDS encoding GNAT family N-acetyltransferase, which produces MGGFLSFYKGILGYGFIKLVIEEMKEKYGCQEIYLSVIKENEPAIRVYEKVGFEPTGEVIQAFHPEPVYKLIV